One part of the Arthrobacter sp. EM1 genome encodes these proteins:
- a CDS encoding TetR/AcrR family transcriptional regulator, translating into MVHQAPVEQGQAGKSPNVPARSGSRSARLPRDERRAQLLAAAQEVFVANGYHGAAMDEIAETAHVSKPVLYQHFPSKRELYLALLDSQLSILIGLLLGALNSTTDNDERVQAVMRAYFRFIASDDQAHRLVFESDLVNDVDVSARLEAFNKTFADAVGQVIAEDTKLPELEAQLLGRGLAGLAQVSARYWLETDGNLDLDVASDLIYRLAWRGISRFPKET; encoded by the coding sequence GTGGTTCACCAGGCACCCGTTGAGCAGGGGCAGGCCGGAAAGTCCCCCAACGTCCCGGCCCGCAGCGGATCGCGATCGGCGCGGCTTCCCCGTGACGAACGCCGGGCGCAGCTGCTCGCGGCGGCCCAGGAAGTCTTTGTCGCCAACGGGTACCACGGCGCCGCGATGGACGAGATTGCGGAGACTGCCCATGTCAGTAAGCCCGTGTTGTACCAGCACTTCCCGTCCAAACGTGAGTTGTATCTGGCCCTCCTGGACAGCCAGCTGAGCATCCTGATCGGGCTGCTGCTGGGTGCCCTGAATTCCACGACGGATAACGACGAGCGCGTCCAGGCTGTGATGCGGGCCTACTTCCGCTTCATCGCCAGCGATGACCAGGCCCACCGTCTTGTCTTCGAATCCGACCTGGTCAATGACGTCGACGTCAGCGCCCGGCTGGAGGCTTTTAACAAGACTTTTGCCGACGCCGTTGGGCAGGTCATCGCCGAGGACACCAAGCTGCCGGAGCTGGAGGCCCAACTGCTGGGCCGGGGACTGGCCGGGCTGGCGCAGGTGAGCGCCCGCTACTGGCTGGAAACTGACGGTAACCTCGACCTCGATGTGGCAAGCGATCTGATCTACCGTTTAGCTTGGCGCGGAATCTCCCGCTTCCCCAAGGAAACCTAG
- the thiS gene encoding sulfur carrier protein ThiS encodes MNITLNGTGHFLPDGASVSQLVSQVTGRPLAPNGHSVDGGKLGVAVARNADVVPRSQWYTTALVDGDDLELVTAVQGG; translated from the coding sequence ATGAACATCACCCTGAACGGAACCGGGCACTTTCTCCCGGACGGCGCCTCGGTCAGCCAGCTGGTCAGCCAGGTTACCGGCCGGCCGCTGGCGCCCAACGGCCACTCAGTCGACGGCGGGAAACTCGGGGTCGCCGTCGCCCGCAACGCGGACGTGGTCCCGCGCAGCCAGTGGTACACCACAGCGCTCGTCGACGGTGACGACCTCGAACTGGTCACGGCGGTGCAGGGAGGATGA
- a CDS encoding SDR family NAD(P)-dependent oxidoreductase, translating to MGANFNATPQHKIGSGFGRDSTAAEVIAGIDLHGKTAIVTGGYSGLGLETVRALASAGAAVTVPARRPEHAREVLAEAAIPSGTDAGQVSVAALDLAEQSSVKDFAAMFLAAGQAAGADGGIRSLDILINNAAIMASPERRVGPGWESQFATNHLGHFALTNLLWPALAAAPGARVVSLSSTGHKLSPIRFDDVNFESGYDKWRAYGQAKTANSLFAVQLDSLGRDSGVRAFAVHPGGIMTELQRHLPREEMIASGWLDESGKVDSRFKTPAQGAATSVWAATSPALAGMGGAYCEDCDIAESTATGSPEARIRGVDAHAVDLADAARLWTLSAELTGINAFG from the coding sequence ATGGGCGCGAACTTTAACGCAACACCACAGCATAAGATCGGTTCCGGTTTCGGCAGGGACTCCACGGCAGCGGAGGTAATTGCCGGGATCGACCTGCACGGTAAGACCGCCATCGTCACCGGCGGATACTCCGGCTTGGGCCTGGAAACCGTCCGGGCGCTGGCCTCGGCGGGCGCCGCGGTGACAGTTCCGGCACGGCGTCCGGAGCACGCACGGGAAGTCCTCGCCGAGGCCGCCATCCCGTCCGGGACCGATGCGGGGCAGGTGAGCGTCGCCGCCCTTGACCTGGCCGAGCAGTCGAGCGTCAAAGACTTCGCAGCGATGTTCCTGGCCGCTGGCCAGGCCGCCGGTGCCGACGGGGGAATCCGCAGCCTGGACATCCTGATCAACAATGCCGCCATTATGGCCAGCCCCGAACGCCGGGTGGGGCCCGGCTGGGAGTCGCAGTTCGCCACGAACCACCTGGGCCATTTTGCCCTCACCAACCTGCTCTGGCCCGCGCTGGCTGCCGCGCCCGGGGCCCGGGTGGTGTCGCTGTCCTCCACCGGGCACAAGCTCTCGCCGATCCGTTTCGATGACGTCAACTTCGAGTCGGGCTATGACAAGTGGCGGGCCTATGGGCAGGCCAAAACGGCGAACTCGTTGTTCGCCGTGCAGCTGGACAGCTTGGGCCGGGACTCAGGGGTCCGTGCCTTCGCGGTGCACCCGGGCGGGATCATGACGGAACTCCAGCGCCACCTGCCCAGGGAAGAGATGATTGCCTCCGGCTGGCTGGACGAGTCCGGCAAAGTTGACTCGCGGTTCAAGACCCCGGCCCAGGGAGCGGCGACGTCCGTGTGGGCGGCAACGTCGCCGGCGCTTGCGGGTATGGGAGGTGCTTACTGCGAGGACTGCGACATCGCGGAGTCCACGGCGACGGGCTCGCCCGAGGCACGGATCAGGGGCGTGGACGCGCATGCGGTCGACCTCGCTGATGCTGCCAGGCTTTGGACGCTGTCCGCTGAGCTGACGGGAATCAACGCTTTCGGCTGA
- the moeB gene encoding molybdopterin-synthase adenylyltransferase MoeB: MASQLTSNAAPATPATASGVPGPLVEAAEGLSPEEVERYSRHLIIPEIGVTGQRRLKNARVLVIGAGGLGSPALLYLAAAGVGTLGIVDDDTVDLSNLQRQVIHGAADVGRPKTESARDAIAALNPLVEVRLHQLRLDASNALELFAGYDLILDGADNFETRYLVNDAAAILGKPYVWGSIFRFDGQVSVFWEQHGPTYRDLYPEAPPAGSVPSCGEGGVFGMLCAAVGALMVTEAVKLITGVGRSLLGRVALFDALGGSWREIKVSRDPEAERITALTDYEAFCGIPPAADAGTEHTVTAAQVATMLASRKAGLKDFQLVDVRESGEYEIVRIDGAVLIPLGRILAGEAWQELPPDRDIVFHCKSGTRSAAVLAAARAAGYERVSHLDGGILAWVRDVEPGKPVY; the protein is encoded by the coding sequence ATGGCCTCCCAGTTGACCTCCAATGCAGCCCCCGCCACACCGGCAACAGCGTCCGGAGTGCCGGGGCCGCTGGTGGAAGCGGCCGAAGGCCTGAGCCCCGAGGAGGTGGAGCGTTACTCCCGGCACCTGATCATTCCGGAAATCGGGGTGACCGGTCAGCGCCGCCTGAAGAATGCCAGGGTCCTTGTGATCGGCGCCGGCGGGCTCGGTTCCCCCGCGTTGCTCTACCTGGCCGCGGCGGGCGTGGGCACGCTGGGTATCGTCGACGACGACACGGTCGATCTGAGCAACCTCCAGCGTCAGGTGATCCACGGCGCAGCGGATGTAGGACGGCCCAAGACCGAGTCCGCCCGCGACGCCATTGCCGCCCTGAACCCATTGGTGGAGGTACGGCTGCACCAGCTCCGGCTTGATGCGTCCAACGCGCTGGAACTTTTCGCCGGCTACGACCTGATCCTCGACGGCGCCGACAACTTCGAAACCCGCTACCTCGTCAACGATGCTGCAGCGATCCTCGGCAAGCCCTACGTCTGGGGTTCGATTTTCCGCTTCGACGGGCAGGTCAGCGTCTTCTGGGAACAGCATGGCCCCACCTACCGGGACCTGTACCCTGAAGCGCCGCCTGCAGGATCAGTGCCGTCCTGCGGAGAGGGCGGCGTATTTGGGATGCTGTGCGCCGCCGTCGGCGCGCTTATGGTGACGGAGGCCGTCAAGCTGATTACGGGCGTCGGGCGCTCCCTGCTGGGCCGGGTGGCGCTCTTCGACGCCCTGGGCGGCAGCTGGCGCGAAATCAAAGTCTCCCGCGATCCGGAGGCGGAGCGGATTACCGCGCTGACCGACTATGAAGCTTTTTGCGGTATTCCGCCGGCTGCGGACGCCGGCACCGAACACACCGTGACGGCCGCGCAAGTGGCAACGATGCTCGCTTCCCGCAAGGCCGGGCTCAAGGATTTCCAGCTGGTCGACGTGCGCGAGAGCGGCGAATACGAGATCGTCAGGATCGACGGAGCGGTGCTGATCCCGCTGGGCCGGATCCTAGCCGGCGAGGCGTGGCAGGAGCTGCCGCCGGACAGGGACATCGTCTTCCACTGCAAGTCCGGTACCCGGTCGGCAGCCGTACTTGCCGCCGCCCGTGCCGCAGGCTATGAGCGCGTCAGCCACCTCGACGGCGGAATCCTGGCGTGGGTCCGGGATGTTGAACCGGGCAAACCTGTCTACTGA
- the thiO gene encoding glycine oxidase ThiO: protein MDGTFVPGTARESDATSAAAAADDLKNPECYDVAVIGGGVVGHGIAWAVRRSGRSVALIDDAPGTGASWAAAGMLAPVSELHYQEEALLELMLESSRLWPAFAAGLDGAGGGTGGSRTGYLTTPTLAVGVDAADRRALADLRTAQQAAGLSVEPLTVRAARRREPLLSPGISCAFDIPADHQVDPRLLLARIRELLRTDSRSTTIARRAGGLFWEQGRVAGASLIGGGSIRAKDTIVANGLGAATLEGLPAGLEFPLRPVHGDILRLRVPAKLRPLLTATVRGLVRGVPVYIVPRQDGTVVIGATQREDALGGDNPDAATQAGVPGRAVSAGGVYQLLRDAQQLVPAVAELELLEATARARPGTPDNAPLLGRVAARGRPGEIAGLMIATGFFRHGILLTPAAARICCELLDGTVDSRWKHFRPDRFATGSQTSRPAAAGARRPSPKIITHPNTHPEENKEAV from the coding sequence ATGGACGGCACCTTCGTCCCCGGCACGGCCCGTGAAAGCGACGCAACCTCGGCTGCGGCCGCCGCGGATGACCTCAAAAACCCCGAATGTTACGACGTGGCCGTGATTGGCGGCGGCGTTGTTGGCCACGGGATCGCCTGGGCGGTGCGGCGCTCGGGCCGATCTGTCGCGTTGATCGACGACGCCCCCGGAACAGGAGCCAGTTGGGCTGCCGCCGGCATGCTTGCCCCGGTGAGCGAACTGCACTACCAGGAAGAGGCCCTCCTGGAGCTTATGCTGGAATCCTCCCGCCTCTGGCCGGCATTCGCGGCCGGACTGGACGGCGCCGGGGGCGGAACGGGGGGCTCCCGGACGGGCTACCTCACCACGCCGACCCTCGCCGTGGGTGTCGACGCCGCCGACCGCCGGGCGCTCGCGGACCTGCGCACCGCCCAGCAGGCTGCCGGCCTCAGCGTCGAGCCGCTGACCGTCCGTGCGGCACGAAGGCGAGAGCCGCTGCTGAGTCCGGGCATCTCCTGCGCCTTCGATATTCCCGCCGACCACCAGGTGGACCCGCGCCTGCTGCTGGCCCGGATCAGGGAACTGCTGCGCACCGACAGTCGCTCCACCACCATCGCCAGGCGTGCCGGCGGGCTGTTCTGGGAGCAGGGTCGGGTGGCTGGCGCCAGCCTCATCGGCGGCGGTTCCATCCGGGCCAAGGACACCATTGTGGCCAACGGCCTTGGCGCCGCCACACTTGAGGGGCTGCCCGCGGGGCTTGAGTTTCCCCTGCGGCCGGTCCACGGGGACATCCTCCGGCTCCGCGTCCCGGCGAAACTACGGCCGCTGCTCACCGCCACGGTGCGCGGGCTGGTGCGCGGGGTGCCGGTCTACATCGTGCCCCGGCAGGACGGCACGGTGGTGATCGGCGCCACCCAGCGCGAAGACGCGCTCGGCGGCGACAACCCGGATGCTGCCACCCAAGCTGGTGTCCCGGGCCGGGCGGTGTCCGCCGGCGGTGTTTACCAGCTGCTGCGTGATGCCCAGCAGCTGGTCCCCGCCGTCGCCGAACTGGAATTGCTGGAGGCCACTGCCCGGGCCCGGCCGGGGACCCCGGACAACGCGCCGCTGCTGGGCCGGGTGGCGGCGCGGGGGCGTCCGGGGGAAATTGCCGGTTTGATGATAGCGACCGGCTTTTTCCGGCACGGCATCCTGCTCACACCCGCCGCCGCGAGGATCTGCTGTGAGTTGCTGGACGGAACCGTGGATTCCCGTTGGAAGCACTTCCGCCCGGACAGGTTCGCCACCGGCAGTCAAACCAGCAGACCGGCCGCAGCCGGCGCCCGGAGGCCGTCCCCGAAGATCATCACCCATCCGAACACCCACCCTGAAGAAAACAAGGAAGCGGTATGA
- a CDS encoding DUF3107 domain-containing protein, translated as MEVKIGIQNIGREIVLESAQEADAVAKVVGEAIAKGTELRLTDEKGRLIIIPANVLGYVEIGAEEVRRVGFGAV; from the coding sequence GTGGAAGTAAAGATCGGCATTCAGAACATCGGCCGCGAAATTGTCCTGGAATCGGCGCAGGAAGCCGACGCCGTAGCCAAGGTGGTCGGCGAAGCAATCGCGAAGGGCACGGAGCTGCGCCTGACTGACGAAAAAGGCCGCCTGATCATCATTCCCGCGAACGTCCTGGGCTATGTCGAGATCGGCGCCGAGGAAGTGCGCCGCGTAGGTTTCGGCGCGGTCTAG
- a CDS encoding thiazole synthase: MSGREDTTLAGAPGISPAAADPFTVDGVQLGSRLIMGTGGAPSLDGLGAALLASGTELTTVAMRRYSPAESGSLFQLLLDHNIRVLPNTAGCFTARDAVLTAELAREALETDWVKLEVIADEHTLLPDAVELVEATEQLVGRGFKVFAYTNDDPVLALRLENLGAAAVMPLGAPIGTGLGILNPHNIELIVARASVPVVLDAGIGTASDATLAMELGCDAVLLATAVTRAQNPVLMGEAFRHAVIAGRLAKRSGRIPRREHALASSAMEGRAEFL; the protein is encoded by the coding sequence ATGAGCGGCAGGGAGGACACCACACTCGCCGGGGCGCCGGGAATTTCACCGGCCGCCGCGGACCCGTTCACGGTCGACGGTGTACAGCTGGGGTCCCGGCTGATTATGGGAACCGGCGGGGCGCCTAGCCTTGACGGTCTGGGTGCCGCGCTGCTGGCGTCCGGCACCGAACTGACCACCGTGGCGATGCGGCGCTATTCGCCGGCAGAATCGGGGTCGTTGTTCCAGCTGCTTTTGGACCACAACATCCGGGTGCTGCCGAACACCGCGGGCTGCTTCACCGCCAGGGATGCCGTCCTCACTGCCGAGCTGGCACGGGAAGCCCTCGAAACGGACTGGGTAAAGCTGGAAGTCATTGCGGACGAGCACACCCTGCTGCCGGATGCGGTGGAGCTCGTCGAGGCCACCGAGCAGCTTGTGGGCCGCGGGTTCAAGGTCTTTGCCTATACCAACGACGACCCCGTGCTGGCGCTGCGGCTGGAAAACCTCGGCGCCGCTGCCGTGATGCCCCTCGGCGCGCCGATTGGCACCGGCCTGGGCATCTTGAACCCGCATAACATCGAACTGATCGTCGCCCGTGCCTCCGTGCCCGTGGTCCTTGACGCCGGGATAGGGACCGCCTCCGATGCAACCCTGGCCATGGAGCTTGGCTGCGACGCCGTGCTGCTGGCCACGGCGGTGACCCGGGCACAAAATCCGGTTCTGATGGGCGAGGCGTTTAGACACGCGGTGATCGCCGGACGGCTGGCCAAACGCAGCGGCAGGATCCCGCGGCGGGAGCACGCACTGGCATCATCGGCCATGGAAGGCCGTGCCGAGTTCCTCTAG